The Chryseolinea soli nucleotide sequence GATCGGGTTTCTATCCGTCATGACCATTGCTTTTCTGATGGTCGGCTCACAGACGTTCAAGGTGGCGCGGTCAAATCCTGCCGAGGTGTTGAAGCGGGAGTAAGTCCACTTTTTCAGAAGTCAGTTATCGGTATCAATAGGTTCCGATTTCTACCGGGGCTTCATTGAACACTTCCACCAGCCTGTTCCTCCACTGGTCAAGTTCCCGATCGCGCATGGCGGGCGATTGCCGGGCGGGGCCATAAATGATCTGCGGCCGCAATACATGGAACCCCGTGAACCGCAACATACCCCGGTGGATGGGCTTGAGCATGTTGTGGATATCACCCTGAAGCCCGCCTTTCAAATACGCTTCTTCACGACCACCCGTCGTTAGCGAAAGCAAGGCTTTTTTATTCTTGAATACCCCTTGTTCATAAAGTCTGCCCTCGCCATAGAAACGCCCCATCGCAAAAACACGATCAACCCAACCCTTCAGGATGCCCGGCACGCTGAACCACCAAAGTGGAAATTGCCAGATCATGAGATCGCACCACTCCACTTTCTGTTGCTCGCTCTCGATGTCGGCGGCAAAGCTGCCCGTCGCGGTGGCGTGAAGTTCTTCCAACTGCTGTTTGTAGAATGTCGTATTTTGTAGCTTCGTAAAATTGCCTTGGTCGGATACGGGATTGAAACGCATAGCATAGAGGTTGGAAGTTTTCACTTCATGACCCGCCGCCCGGAGGGTTTCAATTGCCGTCGTAAACATGGCGGCGTTCATACTTTGTGGTTCGGGATGTGCCAGGACGATCAATATGTTCATAATAGTTTCCAGTTTTTTTTAAGGGCCGAACAAAATTATGGCCGTATGGGTTATCCGTGGCAGGGCACAGCCGATTGTGCGGAGCACACAAAAATGTAAGCGTAAAAAAACATGGGAAAACGTAAATCAACCTCTACCAACAATCTCAACCGCGAAACGCTGATCGATTTCTGCGGTATGGTCTACGCTGTCGATATCTTAGGCGGACGATGGAAGCTGCTCATTTTGTACAAACTCGACGGCAGGACCTTGCGTTTTAGTGAGCTGAAGAAGCTCCTGCCGAACGTCTCCGACCGCATGCTCACGCTGCACCTGCAGGAATTGGAAAAGAACGGCCTCGTGATCCGAACCGTCCATGCGGAAGTGCCGGTCAGAGTGGAGTACCGCCTGTCGGAGAGCGCCCGGCAGCTGGCGCCGATCTGGAAACAACTGGAGCACTGGGGCCATGCCCATAGGGAAACCATGGAAAAAGAAGGAAAACTTTCTTTGGCCGTTCAGGCTTAATCTTCACTTAAAAAGTTTTTAGCAGATACTAGATTAACTCCCCCCATTAAAGTCCGGTACCCGGATCTTTCTGATCAAAACCGAAAAAAGTATAAGGAATCTCCGAAATCGTATAAATCCGTTGTCGTCTTTGTGATCAACTTTGTAATGTCATATTAACGAATGCAAAATGAACACAACAACAAAAAAAATCGCT carries:
- a CDS encoding NAD(P)H-dependent oxidoreductase encodes the protein MNILIVLAHPEPQSMNAAMFTTAIETLRAAGHEVKTSNLYAMRFNPVSDQGNFTKLQNTTFYKQQLEELHATATGSFAADIESEQQKVEWCDLMIWQFPLWWFSVPGILKGWVDRVFAMGRFYGEGRLYEQGVFKNKKALLSLTTGGREEAYLKGGLQGDIHNMLKPIHRGMLRFTGFHVLRPQIIYGPARQSPAMRDRELDQWRNRLVEVFNEAPVEIGTY
- a CDS encoding winged helix-turn-helix transcriptional regulator is translated as MGKRKSTSTNNLNRETLIDFCGMVYAVDILGGRWKLLILYKLDGRTLRFSELKKLLPNVSDRMLTLHLQELEKNGLVIRTVHAEVPVRVEYRLSESARQLAPIWKQLEHWGHAHRETMEKEGKLSLAVQA